The nucleotide window CTTCCAGGTTGTCGACGACGCCCGTCAGGTCCGCGTGATCTACACCGCGCGCGGCATGAAGAACCTCGAAGTCCTGACCGATGCGGTGCTTGTCGGCAAATACCGTGTGCTGCCCGAGCAGTATGCCGACTACGCGATCCTCCGCGGCGATGCCTCCGATGGCCTTCCTGGTGTTGCGGGCATCGGTGAGAAGACGGCCGCATCGCTGCTCGGCGAGTACGGCTCCCTCGACGGGCTGCTCGCGGCTGCGGACGCGGGAAGCGGACTGTCCGCCGCCGTCCGCTCGAAGCTCAACAAGGCCGCGGACTACCTGAAGGTCGCACCCGCCGTCGTCAAGGTCGCGCGCGACCTCAAGCTTGCGACCCTTGAGGAGGCCGGCGCGCAACTCCACCCCGTCGACGGTGATTCACGCGCCGAACTTGAGCGGCTAGCCACGGACTGGAACCTCGGCGGCTCCATGAAGCGGTTCCTCGCAGCGCTCGACCAACACCATTGAAAAGCGGCTCCGCCGAATGCCTTGCAACGCACTCAGGCAGGGTCATCGGTATCAGTAACGCTGGAGGCACCCCGCTCGCTAGCCGCCAGCGGCGCGCTCTCCGGGGCAGTGGCATAGGCAACCGAGAGCCGGCGATACGAGCGCGTAAGCAAGGCCGCGAGCCCCAGCACGATCGACGCGATCCCGGACACCAGGAACACTAGCGCAATGCCGCGGGCGTCCCCCTCCCCGAGCAGCCACCCCCAAAACTGCCTCCCCGGCTGTGAGTTCATATAGGGAATGATCCAGAACTCGGCCAACGGCGCGATCATGAACGCGGTGATCGGAGCGGCCGCCGCCTCAAACGTCATCGCGAACCCGAAGACCCTCCCCTGGGTCGCATATGGAACCACTTTCTGGATCACGGTCTGCTCCGCGGCCTCGACTGCCGGGATGATCATCATGAAGATCCAGATGCCCACCGCGTAGAGCCACCACCACTCGCGAATGGTGAACGTCGCACCGAGTACGCCGGTGCACGCCACCAGGATCAGCATGGTGCGGATCGGGTTCTTACCCAGCCCGAACTTGGCCACCATCCCGCCGCCGATCAGGAAACCGGTCGCCGTCACTCCCAGCACCACACCCCAGATCTCCACGGGGAAGATCGTCAGGCCGTACGGGTCCATGAGCGCCATGAACACCCCACCCGTCAGGTTATTGAAGGTGGTGAACAGGATCAGCGCGAACAAACCCTGGGTCGCGCGGACTGCCGCAATGCCGGCACGCAGCTCGGCGAAACTTTCGCGCTCCTGAGCACGAACTATCCGAGGCTCGGGAATCCTGAGGACAAGCAAGTGCACCAGCACCGCACCACATGCCACCAGCGCAATGATGATCGTCCCGCCCATGCCCAGCATCCCGATGGCAAATCCGCTGAAGACGGAAGTGATCATGAACGCGAGCCCCTGCACGGTTCCGACCAGGCCGTTGGCATTAGCCCGGCGGTCCGTCGGCACCAATAGCGTCACGGTGGTGGACAGGGCGATGTTGCGCAGCTGTTCGATGACGGCGCCGATGAGCACCACGAGGGCAAAGAGCCAGAACCAGATCCCTGTCAGGCTCAGCAACGCGTCTTCCGGAACCAGCAGGAACATCAGTCCCGCCAGCCCAAAGCAGACCACGGTGAACAGCGTAGAGCCCACCATCACCACGTGTTTGCGGTAGCGGTCCACCAGCACGCCGAAGAACAGGCCGAACAATGCAACGAGCAGCATGTAGGCGCCGCCGATGAGACCGGTGGCCAGCACGGAACGGGTTTCCAGGTACACCCAGAAGGTCAAGGCGAACCAGAGAAAGCTGGTGATCACGTTGGCAAGGGCCGTATTGACCAGCACATGCATGAACGTGCGGTGCCCAGCTTCCGGTGGCGTCGCATTGGTAACGGCTTGCCTGTCCGCCGTTTCAAGGTCCGCGGAGGAGGGATCTTCCTGCGGCATGCTCCAAGCGTAGAACCGATGCAAAGCCGTTGAAAGAGCGACGGCGGATATCCATGGAACCTTGAGCCGCCGCTCTATTCGTTTGTCCCACTGACAACTTGCTTATCGAAGGTCGAGCCGCATGAGGACACGGGGGAACCCGTTCAGCACCGAGTCGGTGTCGGCTGCCTTGATGAACCCAGCCCGCTCGAAGAGCTTGCGCGTTCCTACGTATGCCATGGTGAGGTCCACCTTCTGACCTTGGTTGTCGACCGGATATCCCTCGATCGCAGGAGCGCCTTGCCCGCGCGCAAATTCGACGGCACCGGTAAGCAGATGGTGCGAGATGCCCTTGCCACGGTGCCCCGGCCGCACTCGGATGCACCACACCGACCAAACGTCGACGTCGTCGACATACGGAATCTTCCGGTTGCGTGCAAAGCTCGTGTCCGCGCGAGGATGCACGGCTGCCCAGCCGACCGCCTCATCCCCTTCATAAGCGAGCACACCAGGCGCCGGCTCCTGCCGGCACAGGTGTTCCATAAGCTGGCCGCGTTCCTGCCCTCGCAGCACCATGTTGTCCTTGGATGAAATTCGATAGCTCAGACAGCAGCACACATTGGCCTCCGGCCGCTTGGGTCCGAGCATCGTCTTCACGTCGTTAAACTCCGTAGCCGCACGTACCTCGATCACCATGCATTCACACTGACATCAACGCCTCGTGCTGACAATGGCCGCTGAATTCGGCCGTGGGGCTGGGTCCCCCCTGTGGCTGCCCTGCTGACCGAGTCTCCCGGCGGACCGACGGTCACGTGCTGTTTATCAGCGGTGCCTAGTAGGCAATCGCAGCAGTGTGACAGCGGCGCCAGCCACTAGAGGGCGGCGCCGATCACCATTCCCGCCGCTGATATCAGGAACGGACCGGCCTGGGCGGGGATCCCGACCCAGCCAGCCAGCATTGCTCCGGGACCAACCATGTTGGGTCCGGCTACTGCCCCTACTGTTATCGCCCAGTGACCAGATATCTGTTCCGGCAGCCCGAGTTGGACATTGCAGCCGTACGGGAACTGCTGGAGTGGGTGCCCCTGCTGCGCTCAGTTTACGACGCGCCAGACGAGGAGGCGCGCTGCAGAGCGGTCAACACCCTATTGGACCAGGGGGTTCGGCGGGTCTTTCTGACCACCCACGACGGTATGCTCCCGCACATGCATTTCGCCGATACCGGTGACAGTGTGGTTGAACGCCTGCGCGCGATGACTGTCGGAGGGCTGGCCATTTTCATAACGGAGGCAGGAGGCGCCCGTCTCGGCGGCTGCGCGAGGAAAGAATGCCGGCAGGTTTTCGCGGACACCACCCGAGGTGGCCGCCGCGCCTACTGCTCGGCGCGGTGCGGCAAAAAAGACGCCGTAGAGCGCTACCGCGGCCGGCAAGGCGCCCTGCAACACCGCTCCCGCTAATTGATCAGGTTACCAGGGACGAACACCGCTAACGGCGCAAACTGTCAGGCCGTGAATTCTCTGCCGGAAGACCGCGGCTTCCGGAGCAGGGCGGTGAGACCACCCGCGGCGCAGAGGCTGGCGGCCAGTGCCGATAGGAATACCGGGCTCAGGACATCCTGGCCCAGCCCAAACCCGGCAGATCCTAGCGCTTGGCCTGTGGCCAAAGCGATGAAGAGCACGGACGTGCCCGCCCCGGCGTTGCTGGGCCAGACGTGGCGCGCCCAGAGGATAAGCACCCCTGACAGGCCCATGTAGCCAGCACCGAAAAGAGCCATGCTGGTGTAGGCCGTCCACGCACTTCCTGCTGCCACGGTCACCGCTACTCCAGCGGCTGCCAGGGACAGGACTCCCGCGCAGAAGCACCATCCGCCCGGCGTACCCGTGTGTTGGACCAGCGTTCCTGTGAGGGTGCCCAGGATTCCGCCCAGTCCCAAGGCGATCCACAGCCATCCGACCCGCTCGGAAGTCACGGAACCGGCGTCGGTGATCAGTAACGGCCCGAACGTCCAGATCAAGGATGAACCGGCACCTGCGATCACCGCCGCGATGCCCGGGACGACGAGAAACCGCCACGGACCCCAAGCTGGTTCAGACGATGGCCCAGGGGTCCGGCGGCGGGAGGCGGCGAGACCGGCGCGTGCCCGGACGGGGTACCGGGCCGCCACCGCCGTCCCTGCACACAACAGCGCCATGAATACCCACGCCAATCCGATCGAAGCGGCCGTCGAGGCCACTATGCCGGCTCCGATCACGCCCACAGCCGTTCCGGAGTTCACTACCGACTGCGCGGTCGCGGTGGCGTGAGGGGAAATGACCGCGTCTATGACCGGCACCAGTGCAGGAGAGGCGAAGCCGCCTCCCATGCCGCCGATGAAAACCGCGACGACGAACGCCCCCGGAGTCGAGGCAACGGCCACGCCCATGCATCCCACGGCCGCAGTGGCACCGGCGAGCACCAGACCGGCACGGGGGCGCCGATCAACAAACCGGGCGGCCAGCACGGCGGCCAGCGAATAGGAGGTGAACTGTGCAGCCGCTGCCCAGCCGAGGACCCCCGCGAGGTCTGGCCGTTGCGTGGTCAGGTGCGGGGCAAAGAGGCCGACCCCGAACCGGGCCATCCCATATGTGGAAGCGATCAGCAGCATTCCCGCCACCGCCGCCCATAGGCCGGCCCTGGTTCGGCGGTCCACGCGATTTCCTAACATTGCCGCACCTCCCCTGCATAACGATCGTTATGCCATAACCAACGTTATGCTAAAGGTATGGCCGAGGATACCCGCACCCGCATCATTGATGCTGCCGAGACGTTGTTCTTCCAGGAAGGCATCGCAGTTACGGGCGTGGACCGGGTCGCCGCAACAGCCGGCGTGGCGATCGTGACGCTCTATAAGCATTTCGGTTCCAAGGACAATCTCCTCCGCGAGGTTCTCTCCCGCCGGCTGGAGAACTGGACTAGGCACTGGGATGAGGCGATAGCTGCCGCCACGTCCCCGGAAGGGCGCTTGCTGGCGGTCTTCGACGCCACCAATTCCTTCCGCGCTTCAGCCGCGCCGACCCAGTGGTGCTGCTTCCTGGCCACAGCCTCCGAAAGGCCTGCCCCGGAGAAGGGGCAGACCGATCCGGTGTTTGAACTGATTCGCCAGGACACACAGATGATCAACGAGCGGCTGTCGCGATTGGCCCGCGAGGCCCAGTGCCAGGATCCGGGCGCCACGGCCGCGGTGCTGTTGCTCCTCTACAACGGGGTTTTCAGCAGTCTTCTGCGAGGCGCACCTTCCGAGCCAATCGCGCATGCCCGCAACGCTGCGCGATCGATCATCGCGTCTCATGCCGGGCAGCTTCCACCCGCCCAGTTATAAGAAGCTGCCGCCACTTCCTGACCGGTGTGCGGGCCTGGACTGTCCAGCGGTCATGTGACCAAGCTCCGTGGATAAGGCGCCGGCGATGATGATGGAATCAGCCCCGGCAATGAGCGCCTCGGTCACCTTTGCACGCATCTCGTGCAAGCCGCCAGTTTCCTAAACACCCACGAAGACGGTGCTCGTGCAGTAGACCATGGCCCAAGAATCCGCAGTAGGAGTCTCTCGTCAACGGGTCCGCAGCCCACACCCATAACTCCTTCGCGAAGGGAGGCGCCTGCCACGGCAACCGCCAATAACGGTGCATATGATGGCCGCCATAGCACGTGGAAATGCTCGGTCAGATTGCGAGGCATTTCCTGCCCGGCCATATCGTTAGATCCCGAGCCCCCCTTCTGCAGCGCGGCATCAAAGAACGGGCGGTCGATGGCATGGTCCTGCATGCCGATCCCACATAGTTGAACATGTCAGTGCTGGGGGCCGTTTGACAGTGCCGACGGATACTCCGCCCGCTTGGGCTTGGCCGCCCTTACCGGTTTCGCGGTGCGGCTGTAACCAGACGCGCCAGGTCCGTGCCGGGAGCGGTGAGCCGATCCACGGTGTCGAAGACGACCTGTTGCATGGCCGCGGCCGCGGCTGAGGGTTCGACGTCGCTGCGTCGGGCCAGGTTGACGGTTCGGGTCAGTTGCGGGCTTACCAGGCGGGTGCTGTCCAACGTGGGTCGGCCGATGACTACCATCGCCGGGACCACGGCCACTCCCAGTCCTCGCTCAGCGAATCGGAGCACCGCGTCCATCTCGGCGCCCTCGACGGCGATCGTCGGGGTGAGTCCGCTGGCGGAAAATGCGGCGTCTGTGGCCACGCGCAGGTCGTAGCTGCGGTTGAACGCAACCTGGGGGATCTGCGCCAGTTCCGCCAAGGTGAGCTCGGTCGGGGCCGGGTCTTGGCACCGTTGCTCCTTCGCCTGTCTTGGCAGCGGGGAGCCTGCGGCCGAGATCACTACCAGTTCTTCGGAAAGCAGGGGAATCAGTTCGGTGCCGGCTACGGATGGTTCCGTCCCGCGGGTGACCATGAGGGCCAGATCCAGCGCGTTCTCATTCAGCGCGTCCACCAGGGTGCGTGAGCCGGCCTCCGTGATGTGCAGGTCCACCCCGGGGTGCGCGGCCCGGAAAGCCGCGAGGACGTCGGCGACTAGTGAGACGCACAGGGTCGGCGGAGCACCGAGCCGGACGTGGCCGCGGCGCAGCCCGGCCAGTTCGTCCATCTGCTCGCGGGCCGCGCGCGCGTCAGCGAGCATCCGTCGGGCGATGGGCAACAAAATTTCGCCTGCGTCGGTCAGCGTCACTCCGGCCGGCCCGCGGCGGAATAGTTTTGCACCCAGGTTGGCTTCCAGCGCGGCGATCTGCCGGCTCAGGGACGGTTGGGCGAGGAAGAGTTCTTCGGCAGCGCGGGTGAAGTGGCCCATCCGGGCCACGGCCTCGAAGGAAGATAACTGGTCGAGTTTCATCATAGCCTTTTCGCATGGGTACAAGGTGAATAATGCATTGGACTCATGATAAAGGCCTTCCTAGCATGGTGGATATGAGCACATACGCTTCCGAACGCCTGATGTCCACTTCCGTCCTCGTCATCGGTACCGGTGGTGCTGGGCTACGCGCCTCGATCGAACTGGCCCAGCGCGGCGTCCAGGTGTTGGCGGTGGGCAAGCGGCGCAAGCACGACGCGCACACCACCCTTGCCGCCGGCGGCATCAACGCCGCGCTGGG belongs to Arthrobacter crystallopoietes and includes:
- a CDS encoding 5'-3' exonuclease, with translation MPDRLMLLDTASLYFRAFYGMPDTIRRADGTPVNAVRGLLDMIARLTTDYHATHLIACWDDDWRPQWRVDLLPTYKAHRVAEVVAGAPDVEIVPAGLEAQIPMIRRVLELAGIAVVGATEHEADDVIGTYASHADLPVDVVTGDRDLFQVVDDARQVRVIYTARGMKNLEVLTDAVLVGKYRVLPEQYADYAILRGDASDGLPGVAGIGEKTAASLLGEYGSLDGLLAAADAGSGLSAAVRSKLNKAADYLKVAPAVVKVARDLKLATLEEAGAQLHPVDGDSRAELERLATDWNLGGSMKRFLAALDQHH
- a CDS encoding MFS transporter yields the protein MPQEDPSSADLETADRQAVTNATPPEAGHRTFMHVLVNTALANVITSFLWFALTFWVYLETRSVLATGLIGGAYMLLVALFGLFFGVLVDRYRKHVVMVGSTLFTVVCFGLAGLMFLLVPEDALLSLTGIWFWLFALVVLIGAVIEQLRNIALSTTVTLLVPTDRRANANGLVGTVQGLAFMITSVFSGFAIGMLGMGGTIIIALVACGAVLVHLLVLRIPEPRIVRAQERESFAELRAGIAAVRATQGLFALILFTTFNNLTGGVFMALMDPYGLTIFPVEIWGVVLGVTATGFLIGGGMVAKFGLGKNPIRTMLILVACTGVLGATFTIREWWWLYAVGIWIFMMIIPAVEAAEQTVIQKVVPYATQGRVFGFAMTFEAAAAPITAFMIAPLAEFWIIPYMNSQPGRQFWGWLLGEGDARGIALVFLVSGIASIVLGLAALLTRSYRRLSVAYATAPESAPLAASERGASSVTDTDDPA
- a CDS encoding GNAT family N-acetyltransferase: MVIEVRAATEFNDVKTMLGPKRPEANVCCCLSYRISSKDNMVLRGQERGQLMEHLCRQEPAPGVLAYEGDEAVGWAAVHPRADTSFARNRKIPYVDDVDVWSVWCIRVRPGHRGKGISHHLLTGAVEFARGQGAPAIEGYPVDNQGQKVDLTMAYVGTRKLFERAGFIKAADTDSVLNGFPRVLMRLDLR
- a CDS encoding CGNR zinc finger domain-containing protein; this encodes MTRYLFRQPELDIAAVRELLEWVPLLRSVYDAPDEEARCRAVNTLLDQGVRRVFLTTHDGMLPHMHFADTGDSVVERLRAMTVGGLAIFITEAGGARLGGCARKECRQVFADTTRGGRRAYCSARCGKKDAVERYRGRQGALQHRSR
- a CDS encoding MFS transporter, whose amino-acid sequence is MDRRTRAGLWAAVAGMLLIASTYGMARFGVGLFAPHLTTQRPDLAGVLGWAAAAQFTSYSLAAVLAARFVDRRPRAGLVLAGATAAVGCMGVAVASTPGAFVVAVFIGGMGGGFASPALVPVIDAVISPHATATAQSVVNSGTAVGVIGAGIVASTAASIGLAWVFMALLCAGTAVAARYPVRARAGLAASRRRTPGPSSEPAWGPWRFLVVPGIAAVIAGAGSSLIWTFGPLLITDAGSVTSERVGWLWIALGLGGILGTLTGTLVQHTGTPGGWCFCAGVLSLAAAGVAVTVAAGSAWTAYTSMALFGAGYMGLSGVLILWARHVWPSNAGAGTSVLFIALATGQALGSAGFGLGQDVLSPVFLSALAASLCAAGGLTALLRKPRSSGREFTA
- a CDS encoding TetR/AcrR family transcriptional regulator; this encodes MAEDTRTRIIDAAETLFFQEGIAVTGVDRVAATAGVAIVTLYKHFGSKDNLLREVLSRRLENWTRHWDEAIAAATSPEGRLLAVFDATNSFRASAAPTQWCCFLATASERPAPEKGQTDPVFELIRQDTQMINERLSRLAREAQCQDPGATAAVLLLLYNGVFSSLLRGAPSEPIAHARNAARSIIASHAGQLPPAQL
- a CDS encoding LysR family transcriptional regulator, yielding MKLDQLSSFEAVARMGHFTRAAEELFLAQPSLSRQIAALEANLGAKLFRRGPAGVTLTDAGEILLPIARRMLADARAAREQMDELAGLRRGHVRLGAPPTLCVSLVADVLAAFRAAHPGVDLHITEAGSRTLVDALNENALDLALMVTRGTEPSVAGTELIPLLSEELVVISAAGSPLPRQAKEQRCQDPAPTELTLAELAQIPQVAFNRSYDLRVATDAAFSASGLTPTIAVEGAEMDAVLRFAERGLGVAVVPAMVVIGRPTLDSTRLVSPQLTRTVNLARRSDVEPSAAAAAMQQVVFDTVDRLTAPGTDLARLVTAAPRNR